GAATCCCATGACTCGCTCGACGCCCGCGCGGTTGTACCAGCTGCGGTCCCAGATCACGACTTCACCGGCCGCCGGCATGTGCGGCAGGTAGCGCTGGGCGTACATCTGACTCTTCTCGCGCTCGGTCGGCGAGGGCAGCGCAATCACGCGAAATACTCGCGGACTGACTCGCTCGGTGATCGCCTTGATCGTCCCGCCCTTGCCGGCGCCGTCCCGGCCCTCGAAGACGATGCAGACCCGGCGACCCTTTGCCTTCACCCACTCC
The Myxococcota bacterium DNA segment above includes these coding regions:
- a CDS encoding polyphosphate kinase 2; its protein translation is MAGANNAVTHKGTLSGKEYQRELKKLHVELVKLQEWVKAKGRRVCIVFEGRDGAGKGGTIKAITERVSPRVFRVIALPSPTEREKSQMYAQRYLPHMPAAGEVVIWDRSWYNRAGVERVMGF